Proteins from a single region of Verrucosispora sp. NA02020:
- a CDS encoding erythromycin esterase family protein: MLVQRLGAPSDLDPLLERVRDVRVVMIGEATHGSHDYYRIREQLTRRLIAECGFSFVAVEGDWPDCDRVNRSVTAASGGATEPQTALERFERWPTWMWSNAEVARFCRWLRAWNLERPETSRAGFHGLDVYSLWESMQAIFDYLGEEDPASLEAAQDAYRCFEPYGKQVEEYGLASRFVSARCEEEVVRLLARTREHAATDGPGAFSAWQNAEVVAGAERYYREMVAGGPGSWNIRDGHMADTLDRLLDRYGPGARGVVWAHNTHVGDARATDMADDGMLTIGQLARERYGPDGVALIGFGSYHGTVTAAPRWGSPAEAMVVPPARPGSLEHRLHELMPDRAVLVFGGPDQPGWVTDTLDHRAIGVVYDPSFESWGNYVPTRLGDRYDAFVWCDEATALHPLPALTTPGEMETYPAGV, from the coding sequence ATGCTGGTACAGCGGCTCGGCGCACCGAGCGACCTCGACCCGTTGCTGGAGCGAGTCCGGGACGTCCGGGTGGTGATGATCGGCGAGGCCACGCACGGCAGCCACGACTACTACCGCATCCGGGAACAGCTGACCCGGCGGTTGATCGCCGAGTGCGGGTTCAGCTTCGTCGCGGTGGAGGGGGACTGGCCGGACTGCGACCGGGTGAACCGGTCGGTGACTGCTGCGTCGGGTGGGGCGACGGAGCCGCAGACCGCGCTGGAACGCTTCGAACGCTGGCCGACGTGGATGTGGTCCAACGCCGAGGTGGCCCGGTTCTGCCGCTGGCTTCGAGCCTGGAACCTGGAACGGCCCGAGACGTCCCGGGCCGGGTTCCACGGGCTGGACGTGTACAGCCTCTGGGAGTCCATGCAGGCGATCTTCGACTACCTCGGCGAGGAGGACCCGGCGTCGCTGGAGGCCGCCCAGGACGCCTACCGGTGCTTCGAGCCGTACGGCAAGCAGGTCGAGGAGTACGGGTTGGCCAGCCGCTTCGTCTCCGCCCGCTGCGAGGAGGAGGTGGTGCGGCTGCTGGCGCGTACCCGCGAACACGCCGCCACGGACGGGCCGGGCGCCTTCTCGGCCTGGCAGAACGCGGAGGTGGTGGCCGGCGCGGAGCGGTACTACCGGGAGATGGTGGCCGGCGGGCCGGGGTCGTGGAACATCCGGGACGGCCACATGGCCGACACCCTGGACCGGTTGCTGGACCGCTACGGGCCGGGTGCCCGGGGTGTGGTCTGGGCGCACAACACGCACGTCGGCGACGCGCGGGCCACCGACATGGCCGACGACGGGATGCTCACCATCGGCCAGTTGGCCCGGGAGCGGTACGGACCGGACGGGGTGGCCCTGATCGGCTTCGGCAGCTATCACGGCACGGTGACGGCGGCACCGCGCTGGGGGTCCCCGGCGGAGGCGATGGTGGTGCCGCCGGCCCGCCCCGGCTCGCTGGAGCACCGGCTGCACGAGCTGATGCCGGACCGGGCGGTGCTGGTCTTCGGCGGCCCGGACCAGCCCGGCTGGGTCACCGACACGCTCGACCACCGGGCGATCGGCGTGGTCTACGACCCGTCGTTCGAGTCGTGGGGCAACTACGTGCCGACCCGGCTGGGGGACCGGTACGACGCCTTCGTCTGGTGTGACGAGGCCACCGCCCTGCATCCGCTGCCCGCGCTGACCACACCGGGCGAGATGGAGACCTATCCAGCGGGCGTCTGA